Proteins from a genomic interval of Spea bombifrons isolate aSpeBom1 chromosome 4, aSpeBom1.2.pri, whole genome shotgun sequence:
- the MBLAC1 gene encoding metallo-beta-lactamase domain-containing protein 1, translated as MMEYRTSPLSSRDIPGVPHTVHVLLEGYCKDVADGLFQADGSVTLVLGPLTVLVDTAGPWSRDSLLESLQRRGVTPADVTHVVCTHGHSDHVGNLNLFPNAEILVSYDIWRKGSYVPHDFRGGEPYLLPGGEGLKVVPTPGHTGSDIALLVPGTSLGTVAVAGDLFEREGDEDTWRQLSENPETQERSRRELLKVADVIVPGHGPPFQVIRSEQETKRNNRLV; from the coding sequence TATCGCACGTCGCCTCTCTCCTCCCGGGACATCCCTGGAGTCCCTCACACGGTCCACGTTCTGTTGGAAGGTTACTGCAAGGACGTGGCGGACGGTCTCTTCCAGGCTGACGGCTCCGTTACGCTTGTGCTCGGTCCGCTCACCGTTTTGGTGGACACGGCCGGCCCCTGGTCCCGCGACTCCCTCCTTGAGTCCCTGCAGCGCCGCGGCGTCACCCCCGCTGATGTGACCCACGTCGTCTGCACCCACGGCCACTCTGATCACGTGGGAAACCTGAACCTCTTCCCGAATGCCGAGATCCTGGTGTCCTACGACATCTGGCGCAAAGGATCCTACGTTCCCCATGACTTCCGTGGCGGGGAGCCGTACCTGTTACCGGGCGGCGAAGGACTCAAAGTGGTGCCGACGCCGGGCCACACGGGCAGCGATATAGCCCTCCTTGTTCCTGGCACCTCCCTGGGCACGGTGGCAGTGGCTGGAGACCTGTTCGAAAGGGAAGGCGACGAGGACACGTGGCGCCAACTGAGTGAAAACCCCGAGACGCAGGAGAGGAGCCGGAGAGAGCTGCTGAAAGTGGCGGATGTCATTGTTCCGGGGCATGGACCACCCTTCCAGGTCATACGGAGCGAGCAGGAGACCAAGCGTAATAATCGGCTCGTCTGA